A single genomic interval of Amycolatopsis albispora harbors:
- a CDS encoding RidA family protein codes for MSWSARLAELGIELPGVAAPVAAYVPAVRSGSQVLTSGQLPFVEGKLAATGKVGAEISPEEAKAHARTCALNALAAVHALAGVDSIARVVKVVGFVASAEGFTGQPAVINGASELFGEVFGEAGVHARSAVGVAELPLGAPVEIEVIVEVS; via the coding sequence ATGAGCTGGAGTGCCAGGCTGGCCGAACTGGGCATCGAGCTGCCCGGGGTGGCCGCGCCGGTGGCCGCCTACGTACCCGCGGTGCGCAGCGGCTCGCAGGTGCTGACCTCCGGTCAGCTCCCGTTCGTCGAAGGCAAGCTCGCCGCCACCGGCAAGGTCGGCGCCGAGATCAGCCCCGAAGAGGCCAAGGCGCACGCGCGCACCTGCGCGCTCAACGCGCTCGCCGCCGTGCACGCGCTCGCCGGGGTCGACTCGATCGCCCGCGTGGTCAAGGTGGTCGGCTTTGTCGCCTCCGCCGAGGGCTTCACCGGGCAGCCCGCCGTGATCAACGGCGCTTCGGAGCTGTTCGGCGAGGTCTTCGGCGAGGCGGGCGTGCACGCCAGGTCCGCGGTCGGCGTGGCCGAGCTGCCGCTGGGGGCGCCCGTGGAGATCGAAGTCATCGTGGAGGTGTCGTGA
- a CDS encoding DUF4177 domain-containing protein — MSAKWEYATVPLLIHATKQILDQWGEDGWELVTVLPNPTGEQHVAYLKRQKG, encoded by the coding sequence ATGAGCGCCAAATGGGAGTACGCCACCGTTCCGCTGCTGATCCACGCGACCAAGCAGATCCTCGACCAGTGGGGCGAGGACGGCTGGGAACTGGTCACCGTGCTGCCGAACCCGACCGGTGAGCAGCACGTCGCCTACCTGAAGCGGCAGAAGGGCTGA
- a CDS encoding esterase/lipase family protein: MRTTRSLGALALSLLLLIGLAPAGQAAPRYFVPWTLAAAVPAQLAKPGGPPPGANDWTCRPSEAHPNPVVLTHGLGANQTVNWQTFSPLLANEGYCVFSLTYGVPGTPNPVYQPGGLLPMEQSAAQLGAFVDRVLDRTGASKVDILGHSEGTLMPSYYVQFLGGAAKVDKYVSLTPLWQGTTLLGLSTLYQWGQTLGLKPVVDGVLNPVCGSCPQFLKGSDYLTKLHDSGIFAPGVEYTNIVTKYDELVIPYTSGLGSGPNVRNVVLQETCGLDFAEHAGVAADRNTAGHVLNALDPANAKPVPCVPASPIGS; the protein is encoded by the coding sequence ATGCGGACGACGAGGTCCCTGGGCGCACTGGCCCTGTCCCTGCTCCTGCTGATCGGGCTCGCCCCGGCCGGGCAGGCCGCGCCCCGGTACTTCGTGCCGTGGACGCTCGCCGCCGCGGTCCCGGCGCAGCTCGCCAAGCCGGGCGGCCCGCCACCCGGCGCGAACGACTGGACCTGCCGTCCGAGCGAAGCGCACCCGAACCCGGTGGTGCTCACCCACGGCCTCGGCGCGAACCAGACGGTCAACTGGCAGACCTTCAGCCCGCTGCTGGCCAACGAGGGCTACTGCGTGTTCTCCCTGACCTACGGCGTGCCGGGCACGCCGAACCCGGTGTACCAGCCGGGCGGGCTGCTGCCGATGGAACAGAGCGCGGCGCAGCTCGGCGCCTTCGTGGACCGCGTGCTCGACCGCACCGGAGCGTCCAAAGTGGACATACTCGGCCACTCCGAGGGCACGCTGATGCCCAGCTACTACGTGCAGTTCCTCGGCGGGGCGGCCAAAGTGGACAAGTACGTCAGCCTGACCCCGCTGTGGCAGGGCACCACGCTGCTCGGTCTGTCCACCTTGTACCAGTGGGGGCAGACGCTCGGGCTCAAGCCGGTGGTCGACGGGGTGCTCAACCCGGTCTGCGGCTCCTGCCCGCAGTTCCTCAAGGGCTCGGACTACCTGACCAAGCTGCACGACAGCGGCATCTTCGCGCCGGGCGTCGAGTACACGAACATCGTCACGAAGTACGACGAGCTGGTCATCCCGTACACCAGCGGGCTCGGCAGCGGGCCGAACGTGCGCAACGTGGTGCTGCAGGAGACGTGCGGGCTGGACTTCGCCGAACACGCCGGGGTCGCCGCCGACCGCAACACCGCCGGTCACGTGCTCAACGCACTGGACCCGGCCAACGCCAAGCCCGTGCCGTGCGTGCCCGCGAGCCCGATCGGCAGCTGA